A window from Corynebacterium urogenitale encodes these proteins:
- a CDS encoding ParB/RepB/Spo0J family partition protein: MPSAGAISNARKGGLGRGLGALIPTGPSRPSLGNGAADVILGSRAGSTEPNPPSGSTPDVPEHSEREERRASKRHSDVSYSTQNKGQRAEYRGQKFTPSNPSATQVAQRVDSATESENDATEMVDAGATYREIPLSSIRTNAKQPRSVFDEDALKELEHSIREFGLMQPIVVREADNGETLYELIMGERRLRAATRAGLNVIPAIVRETDDEAMLRDALLENIHRVQLNPLEEAAAYQQLLEEFGVTQSELAKRIGRSRPRITNMIRLLQLPVGVQRRVAADVLSAGHARALLGVKAGADAQETLANRVIAEGLSVRATEEAVLLLNRQMEEGASRKKAGQGQRAPLPSHVSHWVDNISDALETKVSVQMGKKKGKIVVEFGGPEDFDRITELIKFKDS; this comes from the coding sequence ATGCCTTCGGCTGGGGCTATCAGTAATGCGCGCAAGGGTGGTCTGGGAAGGGGTCTAGGTGCCCTCATCCCCACTGGCCCGTCACGCCCAAGCCTGGGCAATGGAGCGGCTGATGTCATTTTAGGTTCACGCGCAGGAAGCACCGAGCCAAATCCGCCAAGTGGCTCTACCCCCGACGTTCCGGAGCACTCGGAAAGAGAGGAGCGCCGGGCTTCTAAGCGTCACAGTGACGTTTCTTACTCGACTCAGAATAAGGGACAAAGAGCAGAATATAGAGGCCAAAAATTTACTCCGTCCAATCCCTCGGCTACCCAAGTAGCACAGCGAGTGGACTCTGCCACCGAATCGGAAAATGATGCCACGGAGATGGTCGATGCCGGTGCCACGTACCGAGAGATTCCTCTGAGCTCAATACGTACGAACGCCAAGCAGCCTCGAAGTGTGTTCGATGAGGATGCGCTCAAGGAACTCGAGCACTCCATCCGTGAATTTGGCCTCATGCAACCGATTGTTGTACGCGAGGCAGATAATGGCGAGACCCTATACGAACTCATTATGGGTGAACGCCGCCTCCGTGCGGCGACTCGCGCGGGTCTAAACGTCATCCCGGCCATCGTCAGAGAGACCGATGACGAGGCCATGCTCCGCGATGCGCTTCTTGAGAATATTCACCGCGTTCAGCTGAATCCCTTGGAAGAAGCAGCAGCCTATCAGCAGCTGTTGGAGGAATTTGGCGTCACGCAATCAGAGTTGGCCAAGCGTATTGGCCGTTCCCGTCCCCGCATCACGAACATGATCCGCTTATTGCAATTGCCAGTAGGGGTTCAGCGTCGAGTTGCCGCGGATGTGCTCAGCGCTGGTCATGCTCGAGCGCTATTGGGTGTTAAGGCAGGCGCTGATGCTCAGGAGACACTTGCGAACCGCGTTATCGCGGAGGGTCTGAGTGTACGTGCGACGGAAGAAGCTGTGCTGCTTCTCAACCGCCAAATGGAGGAAGGCGCGTCTCGGAAGAAGGCAGGGCAGGGACAGCGTGCCCCACTCCCCTCGCATGTAAGCCATTGGGTCGACAATATTTCGGATGCGCTGGAGACGAAGGTTTCCGTCCAAATGGGCAAGAAGAAAGGCAAGATCGTCGTCGAATTTGGTGGTCCAGAGGACTTTGATCGCATCACAGAGTTGATCAAATTCAAAGATTCTTAG
- a CDS encoding ParA family protein encodes MASTDWEETPIAQAARQAAKLSNSANLHLPRPERCRSFTIANQKGGVGKTTSTVNLAWALALHGLRVLVVDLDPQGNASTALNAEHHVGTPSSYEVLIGESAPADVMQQNADNPNLYCIPATIDLAGAEIELVSMVRREYRLADALGEEFIRENGFDFIFIDCPPSLGLLTINAMNAVREVLIPIQCEYYALEGVGQLLNNITMIRENLNPDLHISAVLLTMFDARTKLSQQVADEVRTHFGSVVLSNHIPRSVKVSEAPGYSQTVLQYDGGSPGALAYFDAAVELAERGDYTPSPDTAPIGIAPELHEG; translated from the coding sequence CCCCGCCCAGAGCGTTGCCGTAGCTTCACAATTGCCAACCAGAAAGGCGGTGTTGGCAAAACAACATCCACCGTGAACCTAGCTTGGGCGTTGGCGCTTCATGGGCTACGCGTGCTCGTTGTGGACCTGGATCCTCAAGGTAATGCTTCGACAGCACTGAACGCTGAGCATCACGTCGGCACGCCTTCGTCCTATGAGGTTTTGATTGGGGAATCCGCACCCGCTGATGTGATGCAGCAGAATGCCGATAACCCGAATCTCTACTGCATTCCGGCGACGATTGATCTTGCCGGCGCGGAGATCGAACTTGTGTCCATGGTTCGCCGTGAATATCGGCTGGCTGATGCCCTTGGTGAAGAGTTCATTAGGGAGAACGGTTTTGACTTTATTTTCATTGACTGTCCCCCGTCCCTCGGCCTGTTGACCATCAACGCAATGAATGCCGTGAGGGAAGTTCTCATTCCAATTCAGTGCGAGTACTACGCGCTCGAGGGCGTGGGACAGCTGTTGAATAACATCACGATGATTCGGGAAAACCTCAACCCAGATCTCCACATCTCTGCCGTTCTGCTGACGATGTTTGATGCTCGCACGAAGCTCTCGCAGCAGGTAGCTGATGAGGTTCGTACTCACTTCGGTTCGGTGGTGTTGAGTAACCACATCCCCCGTAGTGTGAAGGTATCTGAGGCACCGGGTTACAGTCAGACAGTTTTGCAGTACGATGGTGGTTCACCTGGTGCGCTCGCCTATTTCGACGCAGCTGTTGAATTGGCAGAACGCGGCGACTACACCCCGAGCCCGGATACTGCACCAATTGGAATTGCCCCAGAACTCCATGAAGGATAG